Proteins found in one Actinomycetota bacterium genomic segment:
- the rplS gene encoding 50S ribosomal protein L19, whose amino-acid sequence MNQIIARLEEQQLRKGIPQFKAGDTVKVHFQVIEGTRSRIQVFQGIVIKRQGEGARETFTVRKHSFGVGVERTFPMHSPKINKIEVVSIGDVCRAKLYYLRGKVGKKAKVREKQR is encoded by the coding sequence ATGAATCAGATCATAGCCAGGCTCGAGGAGCAGCAGCTCCGCAAGGGAATACCCCAGTTCAAGGCCGGGGACACCGTCAAGGTCCACTTCCAGGTGATCGAGGGAACCCGCAGCCGCATCCAGGTATTCCAGGGCATCGTCATCAAGCGCCAGGGCGAGGGCGCGCGTGAGACCTTCACCGTGCGCAAGCATTCCTTCGGCGTCGGCGTCGAGCGCACCTTTCCCATGCATTCCCCGAAGATCAACAAGATCGAGGTCGTCAGCATCGGTGATGTCTGCCGGGCCAAGCTGTATTACCTGCGCGGCAAGGTAGGCAAGAAAGCCAAGGTCCGGGAAAAGCAGCGCTAG
- the ftsY gene encoding signal recognition particle-docking protein FtsY translates to MTRSWHEVFKGVDDTGEAAAATPAEDDEEKKSGWFSRFKESLSKSRQTMQQHLSALMFDKIDADLWERLEETLIFADCGVNSTVAIVERMEQAANEGKIVGKDQFFSYLEESIAGMFAGGDDYQIDVSHEPSVILMVGVNGTGKTTTIGKIAWHLQREGKSVVLAAADTFRAAAIEQLQEWGKRVGCPVIAQEHGSDPGAVVFDAISAARSRGADVVIVDTAGRLHTQVPLMEELKKIRRVIAKQIPDGPHETLLSVDATTGQNGLIQARLFGEAVDVTGAVLTKLDGTAKGGIAVAISHELGLPIKLVGVGEKLEDLRPFDPMDFAKALLEA, encoded by the coding sequence TTGACCCGTTCATGGCATGAAGTTTTCAAGGGCGTCGACGACACCGGCGAAGCCGCGGCGGCAACGCCCGCAGAGGACGACGAGGAAAAAAAGAGCGGCTGGTTCAGCCGCTTTAAGGAAAGCCTCTCCAAGAGCCGGCAGACAATGCAGCAGCACCTGTCGGCACTCATGTTCGACAAGATCGACGCCGACCTCTGGGAGCGCCTGGAAGAGACGCTGATTTTCGCCGACTGCGGCGTCAACAGTACGGTCGCCATCGTCGAGCGCATGGAGCAGGCCGCCAATGAAGGCAAGATCGTCGGCAAGGACCAGTTCTTTTCCTATCTAGAGGAATCGATCGCCGGCATGTTCGCCGGAGGCGATGACTATCAGATCGATGTCTCGCACGAGCCTTCGGTCATACTCATGGTCGGCGTCAACGGCACCGGCAAGACCACGACCATCGGCAAGATCGCCTGGCATCTGCAACGCGAGGGCAAGAGTGTCGTGCTTGCCGCCGCCGACACCTTCCGCGCCGCGGCAATCGAGCAGCTTCAGGAGTGGGGCAAGCGCGTGGGCTGTCCGGTGATCGCCCAGGAGCACGGCAGCGATCCCGGCGCCGTCGTCTTCGACGCAATCAGCGCCGCACGCTCCCGCGGAGCCGACGTGGTTATAGTCGATACCGCCGGGCGCCTGCACACACAGGTGCCTCTGATGGAGGAGCTCAAGAAGATCCGGAGGGTGATCGCCAAGCAGATCCCCGACGGTCCACACGAGACGCTGCTCTCCGTCGACGCCACTACCGGTCAGAACGGTTTGATCCAGGCGCGACTCTTCGGCGAAGCGGTCGACGTCACCGGCGCCGTGCTCACCAAGCTCGACGGCACCGCCAAGGGCGGCATCGCCGTCGCCATCTCGCACGAGCTCGGTTTACCGATCAAGCTCGTCGGGGTAGGAGAGAAACTGGAGGACCTGCGCCCCTTTGATCCCATGGATTTTGCCAAGGCGCTGCTGGAAGCCTGA
- the rpsP gene encoding 30S ribosomal protein S16, whose protein sequence is MAVKIRLSRVGRKKKPIYRIVVADSRAPRDGKVIESIGRYAPQEDPSLIEVDEAKARDWLAKGAQPSDTVAKLLAVKGIS, encoded by the coding sequence ATGGCAGTAAAGATAAGACTCAGCCGGGTTGGCCGAAAGAAGAAACCGATATATCGAATAGTGGTAGCCGATTCCCGCGCCCCACGGGACGGCAAAGTGATAGAGAGCATAGGACGCTATGCGCCGCAGGAGGACCCCTCGCTCATAGAAGTTGATGAGGCCAAGGCCCGCGACTGGTTGGCCAAAGGTGCGCAACCATCAGATACAGTTGCCAAGCTGCTAGCGGTCAAGGGGATCTCCTGA
- a CDS encoding ribonuclease HII, with amino-acid sequence MAAATAATASARRMFEFDLEIGGRAELAGADEVGRGCLAGPIVAAAVVFDYVSTDIASLAPLLKGLGDSKKLTAAARERLFPLIIRHAARFSLVSFTNRTIDENGLHVTNLRALARSLQSLSPCPATALVDGRQQLEECPLPHLAIIKGDSKSASIAAASIVAKVFRDRLMCAMHERYPQYGFSGNAGYGSLAHRQAIVQHGFTPIHRLSFNVNLPGS; translated from the coding sequence ATGGCCGCCGCCACCGCCGCCACAGCCAGCGCCAGGAGGATGTTCGAATTCGACCTGGAGATCGGCGGGCGCGCCGAGCTGGCCGGAGCGGACGAAGTGGGGAGGGGCTGCCTGGCCGGGCCTATCGTCGCCGCCGCGGTCGTCTTCGATTACGTTTCCACGGATATCGCCTCTCTTGCCCCCCTGCTGAAAGGCCTGGGAGATTCCAAGAAGCTGACCGCCGCCGCCCGGGAGAGACTCTTCCCGCTGATAATCCGGCACGCGGCCAGGTTCTCTCTGGTCAGTTTCACCAACCGCACCATCGACGAGAACGGCTTGCACGTGACCAACCTCCGCGCCCTGGCGCGCAGCCTGCAGTCTCTCTCGCCCTGTCCTGCCACCGCCCTGGTCGACGGGCGCCAGCAGCTCGAGGAATGTCCACTGCCGCATCTGGCGATCATCAAGGGCGACTCCAAGAGCGCCAGCATCGCCGCTGCCTCGATTGTAGCCAAGGTCTTCCGGGACCGCCTCATGTGCGCCATGCACGAGCGCTATCCCCAGTACGGCTTTAGCGGCAACGCCGGCTACGGCTCGCTTGCCCACCGTCAGGCCATCGTCCAGCATGGTTTCACGCCGATACACCGGCTCTCCTTCAACGTCAACCTTCCGGGGAGTTGA
- a CDS encoding YraN family protein: MKQNGDRQADGNNDRHLHGADERKAHGDAGEALACRHLEQQGYSILETNYRSRYGEIDIIARRGSLIAFIEVKTRLGRSHGQPFEAVVARKQDQIRRMAQMWLAAHQRDRSLRECSFRFDVISVKMEGRDPRPGGKNFGLSAGIGPADVKNIPGIEHIQDAFR, from the coding sequence TTGAAGCAAAACGGCGACCGCCAGGCCGATGGAAACAACGACCGGCATCTCCATGGCGCCGACGAGCGCAAGGCCCATGGAGATGCCGGTGAGGCGCTCGCCTGCCGGCACCTCGAACAACAGGGCTATTCGATCCTCGAGACCAATTACCGCAGCCGCTACGGCGAGATCGACATCATCGCCCGCCGCGGCAGCCTTATCGCTTTCATCGAGGTAAAGACCCGCCTCGGACGCAGTCACGGCCAGCCATTTGAAGCGGTCGTCGCCCGCAAGCAGGATCAGATCCGGCGCATGGCCCAGATGTGGCTGGCTGCGCATCAGCGGGACCGCAGCTTGCGGGAATGCTCCTTTCGGTTCGATGTGATCTCGGTGAAGATGGAAGGCCGGGACCCCCGGCCCGGGGGCAAGAATTTCGGCCTTTCCGCAGGAATCGGGCCTGCTGATGTCAAAAACATACCGGGAATCGAGCATATACAGGATGCCTTCCGCTGA
- a CDS encoding KH domain-containing protein encodes MRELLEYLAKSLVDKPDEVKVQETETDTTVVLELTVAKDDIGKVIGKQGRIARALRTIVKASAVKNGKRAIVEIVD; translated from the coding sequence GTGAGAGAGTTACTCGAATACCTCGCCAAGTCCCTGGTGGACAAACCGGATGAGGTCAAAGTCCAGGAGACAGAGACGGACACCACTGTGGTGCTTGAGCTCACCGTCGCCAAAGATGACATCGGCAAGGTCATAGGCAAGCAGGGCCGTATCGCACGCGCGCTGAGGACCATTGTCAAAGCCAGCGCCGTCAAAAACGGCAAGCGAGCCATCGTCGAAATAGTTGACTGA
- a CDS encoding TSUP family transporter codes for MSLLAILIGCVTGFVSTIFGIGGSSIDTPLIRTFLGFPPLEALATPLPLTLLTATMALFAFRKHHLVDLRLASLTLATGVPGMILGSLLTQCSPVYSPTAAASFSCRPSSSSTACR; via the coding sequence ATGAGCCTGCTTGCCATCCTCATAGGGTGCGTCACCGGCTTCGTATCCACCATTTTTGGCATCGGCGGCAGCAGCATCGACACCCCTTTGATCAGGACCTTCCTGGGATTTCCGCCGCTGGAAGCTTTGGCGACGCCGTTGCCGCTGACGCTGCTGACGGCCACGATGGCGCTCTTTGCCTTCCGCAAACATCACCTCGTGGATTTGCGACTGGCGTCACTCACGCTCGCCACCGGCGTTCCCGGAATGATCCTGGGCTCGTTGCTGACGCAATGCTCTCCGGTGTACTCGCCAACGGCGGCGGCATCTTTTTCGTGCCGGCCTTCGTCGTCATCTACGGCCTGCCGGTGA
- the trmD gene encoding tRNA (guanosine(37)-N1)-methyltransferase TrmD — protein sequence MRVDIFTLFPEWFGWFFGQRHITNAVQAGSLDARLFNYRDYTPLKHNQVDDTPAGGGAGMVLRVDAVCAALEGAYGGDCSAVKDARPVYMLSPRGRRLDEKLLQELVELPELTLLCGRYEGFDERISEHMVTGEISIGDYVVSGGELPAMVLTDALARRLPGALGSEESAVFESFSEELDGRLEHPHYTKPADFRGWKVPEVLLSGNHAEIEKWRKDNLR from the coding sequence ATGCGAGTCGATATCTTCACCCTGTTCCCGGAATGGTTCGGCTGGTTCTTCGGCCAGCGGCACATCACCAACGCCGTGCAGGCGGGCAGCCTCGATGCACGGCTGTTCAATTACCGCGATTACACCCCACTGAAGCACAATCAGGTCGACGACACTCCGGCTGGCGGCGGCGCCGGCATGGTCCTCAGGGTCGATGCCGTCTGTGCCGCCCTCGAGGGCGCCTATGGCGGCGACTGTTCGGCAGTGAAGGATGCCCGGCCGGTCTACATGCTCTCGCCGCGCGGGCGGCGGCTGGACGAAAAGCTTTTGCAGGAGCTGGTGGAGCTGCCGGAGCTGACCCTGCTCTGCGGACGTTACGAGGGGTTCGACGAGCGCATCTCCGAACACATGGTAACCGGCGAGATCTCCATCGGCGACTACGTCGTCAGCGGCGGCGAACTGCCGGCGATGGTGCTGACCGATGCCCTGGCCCGGCGCCTGCCGGGAGCGCTGGGAAGCGAGGAGAGCGCCGTTTTTGAATCTTTCTCCGAGGAGCTCGATGGCCGGCTGGAGCATCCTCATTACACCAAGCCGGCGGACTTCCGCGGCTGGAAGGTCCCCGAGGTCCTGCTCTCAGGGAACCACGCGGAAATAGAGAAGTGGCGCAAAGATAATCTGAGATGA
- a CDS encoding DUF202 domain-containing protein, protein MTPKSDQTCELPPAQGQPQSIKYSRLTTQLANERTFLAWIRTGIALLAFGFVVEKAGPFLEAISAEVSAKQQNFVHYSGIGGVVLMLSGALIIGIATVRFWHIDRAIRQGRCETSVVLDIIIAIAISIISIVFILFMVFQSSIMN, encoded by the coding sequence ATGACGCCTAAATCCGATCAAACCTGCGAACTGCCGCCGGCCCAGGGCCAGCCGCAATCGATAAAGTACAGCCGCCTGACCACGCAGCTGGCCAACGAGCGGACCTTCCTCGCCTGGATCCGCACCGGCATCGCCCTGCTGGCCTTCGGATTCGTCGTGGAAAAAGCGGGCCCGTTCCTGGAAGCCATTTCAGCAGAAGTTTCCGCAAAGCAACAAAACTTTGTTCATTATTCAGGAATCGGCGGAGTGGTGCTAATGCTTTCCGGGGCTCTGATCATCGGTATCGCGACCGTTAGATTCTGGCATATCGATAGGGCTATCCGGCAGGGCCGGTGCGAGACTTCAGTGGTTCTGGATATCATAATAGCGATCGCTATTTCCATTATCTCCATTGTTTTCATCCTTTTCATGGTTTTTCAGTCTTCGATAATGAATTAG
- the lepB gene encoding signal peptidase I has product MPRSAARSILETVGILIGAILVAWFLQAYLVKPFQIPSESMEKTIDPGDRILVNRLAYRFGEIQRGDVIVFKSPQDPDTDFVKRVIAIAGDTIEVRRGQVILNGVPQVEDYINPDAPDFSSFPATQIPPGNVFVMGDNRTNSQDARFWSPPWLSVDSVLGKAFYTYWPPSRLGRLN; this is encoded by the coding sequence ATGCCCCGCAGCGCCGCACGTAGCATCCTCGAGACCGTCGGCATCCTCATCGGGGCGATCCTTGTCGCCTGGTTCCTGCAGGCGTACCTGGTCAAACCGTTCCAGATCCCTTCCGAGTCGATGGAAAAGACCATCGATCCCGGCGACCGGATCCTCGTCAATCGCCTCGCCTACCGGTTCGGAGAGATCCAGCGCGGCGACGTCATCGTCTTTAAATCTCCCCAGGATCCCGACACTGATTTCGTCAAGCGCGTGATTGCCATCGCCGGCGACACTATCGAAGTCCGGCGCGGCCAGGTGATCCTCAACGGCGTACCACAAGTCGAAGATTATATTAACCCCGACGCGCCCGATTTCAGCAGCTTCCCGGCGACCCAGATCCCGCCCGGCAACGTCTTTGTCATGGGGGACAACCGCACCAACAGCCAGGACGCGCGATTCTGGAGCCCGCCATGGCTATCGGTGGACAGCGTCCTCGGCAAGGCATTTTATACCTACTGGCCGCCGAGCCGCCTCGGCAGGCTGAACTAG
- the ffh gene encoding signal recognition particle protein, producing the protein MFDTLSEKLQGVLGGLKGQGHLNEDDINKAMREIRLALLEADVNFKVVKEFVAAVKERAMGADVLESLTPGQQVVKIVHEELGKLMGASSTKLTFSPRPPTIVLMVGLQGSGKTTACGKLARFLKAQGKQVEMIAGDVYRPAAIDQLKQLGKQLDVPVFSIDGSEDPVEIARQGVDDAARAGRDVAIIDTAGRLHIDEKLMEELVRIRADVKPHNILLVLDSMTGQDAVNVAEQFMQQVNFDGVVLTKLDGDARGGAALSVKAVTGKPIKFASTGEKLDAFDYFHPDRMAGRILGMGDVLTLIEKAQANVDEKQAAELERKLRKAQFTFDDFLDQMQSMRKMGPLAGMLAMIPGVPKALKNQQIDERELDRVEAIIRSMTLEERRLPEIINGSRRKRIAIGSGTSVQAVNQLITRFKQMQKLMKQFASGKAGKGMPNIPPDMLKGGF; encoded by the coding sequence ATGTTTGACACATTATCTGAAAAATTGCAGGGTGTGCTCGGTGGCCTCAAGGGACAGGGGCACTTAAACGAGGACGACATCAACAAGGCCATGCGGGAGATCCGCCTGGCCCTGCTGGAAGCGGACGTGAACTTCAAGGTCGTCAAGGAGTTCGTCGCCGCCGTCAAGGAAAGGGCGATGGGCGCGGATGTGCTCGAGAGCCTGACCCCCGGCCAGCAGGTGGTAAAGATCGTCCACGAGGAACTCGGCAAGCTCATGGGGGCGTCCTCGACCAAGCTGACCTTCTCGCCCAGGCCGCCGACCATCGTGCTGATGGTCGGTTTGCAGGGCTCCGGCAAGACCACCGCCTGCGGCAAGCTGGCGCGCTTTCTCAAAGCGCAGGGCAAGCAGGTAGAGATGATCGCTGGCGACGTTTACCGCCCGGCGGCCATCGACCAGCTCAAGCAACTCGGCAAGCAGCTCGACGTTCCCGTCTTCAGCATCGATGGCAGCGAGGACCCGGTAGAGATCGCCAGGCAGGGAGTCGACGATGCCGCCCGCGCCGGGCGCGACGTGGCCATCATCGACACCGCCGGCCGCCTGCATATCGACGAGAAGCTGATGGAAGAGCTCGTCCGGATCCGCGCCGATGTCAAGCCTCATAACATTTTGCTGGTGCTCGATTCCATGACCGGCCAGGATGCGGTCAACGTCGCCGAACAGTTCATGCAGCAGGTCAACTTCGACGGTGTCGTTCTGACCAAGCTCGACGGCGACGCCCGCGGCGGCGCCGCCCTGTCGGTCAAGGCGGTCACGGGCAAGCCGATCAAGTTTGCTTCCACGGGCGAGAAGCTCGACGCCTTTGATTATTTCCATCCCGACCGCATGGCCGGGCGCATCCTGGGAATGGGCGATGTGCTCACCCTCATCGAGAAGGCGCAGGCCAACGTCGACGAGAAGCAGGCGGCCGAGCTGGAGCGTAAGCTCCGCAAGGCCCAGTTCACCTTCGATGACTTTCTCGACCAGATGCAGAGTATGCGGAAGATGGGTCCGCTGGCAGGGATGCTGGCGATGATCCCCGGCGTGCCCAAGGCGCTGAAGAACCAGCAGATCGACGAGCGCGAGCTCGACCGCGTCGAGGCGATCATCCGTTCGATGACGCTCGAGGAGCGGCGTCTTCCCGAGATCATCAACGGCAGCCGCCGCAAGCGCATCGCTATTGGTTCCGGCACAAGCGTGCAGGCGGTCAACCAGCTCATCACGCGCTTCAAGCAGATGCAGAAGCTGATGAAGCAGTTCGCCAGCGGCAAGGCCGGAAAAGGAATGCCTAATATCCCGCCCGACATGCTCAAGGGCGGCTTCTAG
- the rimM gene encoding ribosome maturation factor RimM (Essential for efficient processing of 16S rRNA) has translation MLEGLAAMKDVPEWILVGMVKRIHGNAGEMLIKPFTEREERFAAGRRLYLVRKREEERMEVEIETSRKSDRGPLVKLAGIGSRAEAEPLFGASLFIPVAEIGELEPGSYYPYQIEGCEVYEGERLVGTVTRLAESQKANPYLEIEPAEPGKIILIPFISQVILSVDTESRRIDITEGFAE, from the coding sequence TTGCTTGAGGGCCTGGCGGCCATGAAAGACGTTCCCGAATGGATACTGGTCGGGATGGTGAAACGCATCCACGGCAACGCCGGTGAGATGTTGATCAAGCCATTCACGGAACGTGAAGAGCGATTTGCCGCCGGGCGGCGGCTCTATCTCGTGCGCAAACGCGAGGAAGAGCGCATGGAAGTCGAAATCGAAACCAGCCGCAAGTCGGATCGGGGTCCGCTTGTGAAGCTGGCTGGCATTGGATCGCGCGCGGAGGCCGAGCCTCTGTTCGGCGCCTCGCTGTTCATCCCGGTTGCCGAGATCGGCGAGCTGGAACCGGGCTCGTATTATCCTTACCAGATCGAGGGCTGCGAGGTCTACGAGGGGGAGAGGCTGGTGGGAACGGTCACGCGCCTGGCCGAATCGCAAAAAGCCAACCCTTATCTGGAGATCGAGCCGGCTGAGCCCGGCAAGATAATCCTGATCCCCTTCATCAGCCAGGTCATCCTTTCAGTGGACACAGAGAGCCGGCGCATCGACATCACCGAGGGCTTCGCGGAGTAG